TAGTAACAATTTTGTCTGATGTTACAGCTGAGGTGGAAGGCTACGGGCCATATAAGCCGGTGCCGCCTCCCAAGCCCCTGACTGCTGCCCCCGCCTGCCACTCACCTCCACCCTATAGGATGCCCCCGTACCCTCTCTACAGTGAGCCTACACTACCTGGCACTGCAGGGGCAGAGCCACCCCATTCCAACCTGCATACCCATTCTAGCAAA
This portion of the Homalodisca vitripennis isolate AUS2020 unplaced genomic scaffold, UT_GWSS_2.1 ScUCBcl_4638;HRSCAF=10923, whole genome shotgun sequence genome encodes:
- the LOC124373021 gene encoding uncharacterized protein LOC124373021, with the translated sequence MWVTMATTVRQVKRHNKTAKNSNQFVTTAEVEGYGPYKPVPPPKPLTAAPACHSPPPYRMPPYPLYSEPTLPGTAGAEPPHSNLHTHSSKFPVSSRNFSVLLL